The sequence tgttcttttgttttttgttattatttgagagttcGAGTTTGTTTGGTGATTGCTTATCTCAGTTTCTCTTTAACTGTGATTGCACAAagtctttttttttcgttttgcattTGCATTCTGGTATTGTGCGTTGGTGTTGATGACGATGCGATCAGTGTAGTTGGTGCGTTACATTCAGCACTGCGTGTTGCAGTTTGAAAGAGAGTTGAAGATACATGGATTGGTTTAGCAGAAGTGGATGAAGTTGTTGTTGAGCTTAGAGCTGTTGCAGATGTAGTGATAATGGAGTAGTGAGTACCTGTTGCTGTCGTGCATGATGTAATTGCTCTCTCTTGCGGATAGTTGTAGGGCGCCAAAGTAGTCTTTATTACCGGATTCTCCACGTGATGGTGATTAGCCGTTAACGCTATTGGTGTTTTACATTGATCACTCCACGATAGCGGAATTGTTGATTCTCTTATTTTAACCATCGTTTCTCTTGTTTCTATTTCTGTTTTATCAGAGTAAGTTGAACACTGATttgtatttgttgtgtgcgCGGTAGATAGCGGTATACTCCGTTCACGGGGTGGAGTGCGCCCTACTGGCattctaattttgtttatatcgtTGTTTTTATactcttttatattatattgtttatttcacttatgttgctgtatttttgtttttaataacaatacTAAGTTGTGTTTAGCACGTTGAAGCGTCTATTTCGCGAactaaagattttttaaattaaagatttacCCCTTTAAGGAGGTTGCACTCGAGAGCGAGGTGTTAACACGTCCGAACATGATAAACATTTATAAGATTAGTTAATTGGCTTCAAACTCCATGTTGAGCACCCAGGTGCGAGCCCTCGGCCTTCATGGAATCTCGCTAGTCGGAATTAGCGTGAGTTTCAAGCCTTCCCAGCTGTTCTGGATTTTACCAATCACATTTGTCAGAAAATGCAGTGAGAATTGGTCGTCGCATTTAATGATACGGTAACCGCGAACTACCCCTACCAAGTCGAAACCTGGTGTTTGACCCTCCGGGTTCGCCATGACATGGTCGACGACTATACGAGACAACCGTGCCTCTATCTCTGACCACTTGTCAAGCACTGGTTTTCCGCGGTTAGATGTTTCATCTACCAATGCCATTTGAAGATGGTCCCGTGCCCCTCACTAAATCGCTTGGTTTCGTTTTTTGGCATCTTTCTTATTGGCAGCTTGGAGTGCCAAATATTCGTCAACCACCTTTTGACATCTTGCTTTTTCGGTCTCATCTTTGGGATGACTTTTACCTTCAGTCTCGTTTTTTCGAATCCTGCCAAGGatagcgagagacctctggtagagTTTATACCTCGAGGGACCTTTATTACCACGCCATGGCTTTAGCGGATGTTGTTGGTTGATTTATAGTTGttggcgtgctgtggcccacagcttttcCCTCAACTGTTTCTTGGCTGGAGGCCAAGAGCTTATCCTCTGAGGATGACCCAGTCATCCTCAGTTCGTCATTGCTCGTACGTCTTGCCCATTTGTCCGACTGTTTGTTAAGTGCGTCTGTCCCTTTTTCCCGTCTATCTGTTTCCTTGTCCTGTGATTTTGTCCGCGTGTTCATTTGTATATCAGTCCGAGCTGCCAATGCCTCCGTATGTTTTCCAGTCGTGTTGTCCGTTTGTTTCATGGTTTTTTTCTGTCAtccgaattttgattttttgatttaagcATTACATCtggttcgtacggtcacctgccccgccAAGGGATCTGCGCATGTCGCCGTACGTGGTGACCAAAGAGGATAAAGGGGAAATATCCGGTCGACCAtagcagcgccccataccatggcagggccaccgttacaacctaaggcggcctgatatcaggagggctccgttagAAGACAGCCTTGTTTAGTCCCTCGGCTGCCAAATCCACCTAATAGGCGCGGGTCACATCCCACCTTGGATTCAGCGAGTTCATATCTCATATAATTTACATCTGTAGAATGATACATATTGCGCAAAATTACTTTAAACCCTTTTTTTCTTTGGCCTGAAAGCTACGAAATGGTGCGCGAATGCTGCTGCATAGTTAGACAGTTGTGAAAAGTTGTAAGTTTTACATAAATTGAATTTAGCAATATtgcaatttgaattaaaaaaacaatttgtagcTTCGCACGTTTGTATTCACCACATTCGTAAACAAACCAATGGTATGAGCATTGGCTGTGATGATTTTTATCCTATATCATTACaacaagctaaattttgtaaaacacaggccaaatgacgtcggcatatctgtcaaactGGCTCAGAGCCTCAGAGCAcagaaaaatcttttcaccatgacttCATTAGCACTCATATTCACGCACGAAAGCCCACACTTGATCGGACCACAAGCGGTTgattacacagtcctgcgaggtacagtttctaaaacggctatgggtgtttcttgaaggcttttttgtgctgaaaacgaatatgaccttgaaaatgctccagcacgtcaggatctttgacaatttgaggttaaatagtcaaaaaatgcagattttggccatttttaaaatttttttttcagcaaggtaaagtttttttttttaagttttttttttaattttccacaacggcatcgcaaagtagtACTCCTTAGCTTAAAggtccattttttaaaatatttttgcgattaatataaaaaaagttatactgttttaccttgctcattttttgactatttaacctcaaattgcccaAAATCccgacgtgctggagcattttcaaggtcatattcgttttcagcaaaaaaaaaccttcaggaaacacccatagcggttTTAGAAACTCTAAAAAAACGAGATTAtgcaggcctgtgttatttattaaaatctaagttacaccgagtgtatttctgccatgaaagatcctcatattgtaaaaaaatagctgccgttcggaatcggcttaaaactgtaggtctctccatttgtgggacaacaacaAGACACacgcaacaaataggaggaggagctcggccaaacacccaaaaaaggatgTACCtaccaattaaataaaaaaataataagttacGCTGTTAGAGCGCCATATAATgagacatatgcaaatatgtatgcactCGATTTTTTATAATAGGATCGCCCatacgtcgaaatttcgacgttattcgacgttatataaatacggagagcaaaatttagtcatacctttttttagtatttatagtcacagaaaaaagttgaaacatatataaatggatAGCTTATGTTGAAACCTGGAAAgatgtagtaaaattaaatgtgaaaaatattccattttacctgtattaagcgatcctatatttgtgtatttcaaatatcataatttttttttattcattaattggaaacatttaatttcatgtattacgggaaaaaaaattaatttttttttgagcaaccataaaaaaacaatcattaatTTATCCATGACCATCATAATTTCTGaatcaaattttattcttttattacgaaaaaatatttattttgtttgaaaaagcataataaaaaataatcattaattAATCCATGGCCATCAAAATTTCTGAACCAAACTTATAATAGATTGATTCTTAATATATAA comes from Anastrepha obliqua isolate idAnaObli1 chromosome 6, idAnaObli1_1.0, whole genome shotgun sequence and encodes:
- the LOC129250149 gene encoding uncharacterized protein LOC129250149 yields the protein MPVGRTPPRERSIPLSTAHTTNTNQCSTYSDKTEIETRETMVKIRESTIPLSWSDQCKTPIALTANHHHVENPVIKTTLAPYNYPQERAITSCTTATGTHYSIITTSATALSSTTTSSTSAKPIHVSSTLFQTATRSAECNAPTTLIASSSTPTHNTRMQMQNEKKRLCAITVKEKLR